One Triticum dicoccoides isolate Atlit2015 ecotype Zavitan chromosome 5B, WEW_v2.0, whole genome shotgun sequence genomic window carries:
- the LOC119313068 gene encoding phytosulfokine receptor 2-like has translation MNPMAKCCLLLLPIFFLAFLLPEAHATSCHPDDLRALQDFVRNLSGGGVLLQATWFGATCCSWEGVSCDAASGRVTALRLPRRGLVGPIPGTSLAGLARLEELDLGSNNFQNISGVLTVLRGCQNLTTLILTKNFGGEELLGDGIIGGFKSLEVLALGDCALKGRVPEWLSQCKKMEVLDLSGNHLVGTIPSWIGELHHLCYLDLSNNSLVGDAPKSLALLKGLAPDGRSPGMVFTNIPSYVKHNRSTLGRRLNELPNVIIGTNNFVTSGSKNVLSGNDNTVIFGDENTISGNENTVSGNNHVVSGSKHVVSGSRHGITGRNSFVSGSYNNVSGSKNVVFGSNNSVSGRNHIVYGDNKVITGG, from the coding sequence ATGAATCCCATGGCCAAATGCTGCCTACTGCTCCTCCCCATCTTCTTCTTGGCGTTTCTCTTGCCCGAGGCGCACGCGACTTCGTGCCACCCCGACGACCTTCGTGCGCTGCAGGACTTTGTTAGGAACCTCAGCGGCGGGGGTGTCCTCCTCCAGGCCACGTGGTTCGGCGCCACATGCTGCAGTTGGGAAGGTGTGAGCTGTGATGCCGCCAGTGGCCGTGTCACGGCACTGCGCCTCCCCAGGCGCGGCCTTGTGGGGCCCATCCCAGGAACCTCCCTTGCAGGCCTTGCGCGGCTTGAGGAGCTCGACCTTGGCTCCAACAACTTCCAAAACATCTCAGGGGTACTCACAGTGTTGCGTGGGTGCCAGAACCTCACCACGCTGATTCTCACCAAGAATTTCGGTGGTGAGGAGCTACTAGGCGATGGTATTATTGGCGGGTTCAAGAGCCTCGAGGTGCTGGCCCTTGGTGATTGTGCTCTCAAGGGCAGGGTTCCGGAGTGGTTGTCTCAATGCAAGAAAATGGAGGTGCTTGATTTGTCTGGCAACCATTTAGTGGGCACCATCCCATCGTGGATTGGTGAGCTTCACCACCTTTGCTACTTGGATCTCTCAAACAATTCATTGGTTGGCGATGCACCTAAGAGTTTGGCACTGCTAAAGGGGCTCGCCCCTGATGGGCGTTCACCGGGCATGGTTTTCACTAACATTCCATCGTATGTGAAGCATAACAGAAGCACACTCGGACGGCGACTTAACGAGCTCCCAAATGTCATCATAGGGACCAACAACTTTGTAACATCTGGGAGCAAGAATGTTTTATCCGGGAACGACAACACAGTCATATTTGGGGATGAAAACACCATATCCGGGAATGAAAACACCGTATCTGGGAACAACCATGTCGTATCTGGGAGTAAGCATGTCGTATCTGGGAGCAGGCATGGCATAACTGGGAGAAACAGTTTCGTATCCGGGAGCTACAATAACGTATCTGGGAGTAAAAATGTAGTATTTGGGAGCAACAATTCTGTATCTGGGAGGAACCATATTGTATATGGGGACAACAAGGTTATAACAGGAGGttga